In the Peptoclostridium acidaminophilum DSM 3953 genome, one interval contains:
- the cls gene encoding cardiolipin synthase: MEATGVLAYIIGFFVMSAAFVSVVIFLENRDPSRTIAWLLVLLLFPVVGFVIYILFGQNMKKKKIFKIQKLFSEINANKIFESIQNFENLITIQKQAIMEDLVFYDPDINIKRRVMNLLLNTGRAPFTLNNSVKILNSGEEKFKALFEDIRNAKRHIHLEYYIIKDSQIGRAVKELLIEKAREGIQIRLLYDDVGCWNLWFKRSFFDEMRECGIKVAPFLPVKLPFLNRRLNYRNHRKIVVIDGKIGYVGGINIGDEYLGKDEKFGYWRDTHMRIEGEAVYMLQLTFLLDWYFSTKEKLFSTCYFPAISYCGHNVMQIVASGPDSDWEAIHQAYFTAISQAKRMIYIQTPYFIPDDSLLVALRTAALSGVDVRIMFPGKPDHKIVYHASLSYFESILKSGGKVFLYDEKGFLHSKVMVVDDDIASVGTANMDLRSFMINFEINGFIYDKEIVNSLKQDFLNDQLRCKEITLEEYHNRPMLQKLKGSYARLFSPIL, encoded by the coding sequence ATGGAGGCCACGGGTGTTTTAGCGTATATAATAGGTTTTTTTGTGATGTCTGCTGCATTTGTGTCTGTGGTTATATTTCTTGAAAACAGAGATCCGTCGAGAACTATAGCCTGGCTGCTTGTTCTGCTTTTGTTTCCTGTAGTAGGATTCGTCATATATATTCTGTTTGGCCAAAACATGAAAAAGAAAAAGATTTTCAAGATACAAAAGCTCTTTTCTGAGATCAATGCCAACAAGATATTCGAAAGCATACAAAATTTTGAGAATCTTATTACAATACAAAAGCAGGCCATAATGGAGGATTTGGTATTTTACGATCCCGACATAAACATTAAAAGAAGGGTTATGAACCTCCTTTTGAATACAGGCAGGGCGCCCTTCACGCTCAACAACAGCGTTAAGATACTAAACAGCGGCGAGGAAAAGTTCAAGGCGCTTTTTGAGGACATAAGAAACGCCAAGCGGCACATACACCTGGAATACTATATTATAAAGGATTCCCAGATAGGAAGGGCTGTAAAAGAGCTGCTTATTGAGAAGGCAAGAGAGGGGATCCAAATACGCCTGCTCTATGATGATGTCGGCTGCTGGAATCTTTGGTTTAAACGCAGCTTTTTCGATGAAATGAGGGAATGCGGCATAAAGGTGGCGCCGTTCCTGCCTGTAAAGCTTCCGTTCCTCAACAGAAGGCTCAACTACAGGAACCACAGGAAAATTGTAGTTATAGACGGCAAAATAGGATATGTAGGCGGCATAAACATAGGCGATGAATACCTTGGAAAGGACGAAAAGTTCGGATACTGGAGAGATACGCACATGAGGATCGAAGGCGAGGCCGTGTATATGCTTCAGCTTACATTCCTTCTGGACTGGTATTTTTCGACGAAGGAAAAGCTGTTTTCCACGTGCTATTTTCCGGCGATATCCTACTGCGGCCACAATGTCATGCAGATAGTTGCCAGCGGTCCCGATTCAGACTGGGAGGCCATACATCAGGCCTATTTTACAGCCATTTCACAGGCCAAAAGGATGATATACATTCAAACGCCCTACTTCATCCCTGACGATTCGCTGCTTGTGGCACTCAGGACTGCCGCGCTGAGCGGAGTTGACGTTAGGATAATGTTTCCGGGAAAGCCGGACCACAAAATTGTCTACCACGCTTCACTATCGTATTTCGAATCCATACTCAAATCAGGCGGCAAGGTATTTTTGTATGATGAGAAGGGCTTCCTGCACTCAAAGGTCATGGTGGTAGATGACGACATAGCTTCTGTTGGAACAGCCAACATGGACCTTAGGAGCTTTATGATAAATTTCGAAATCAACGGCTTTATATACGACAAGGAAATAGTGAATTCGCTCAAACAGGATTTTTTGAACGACCAGCTTAGGTGCAAGGAGATTACCCTTGAGGAATACCATAACAGGCCAATGCTTCAAAAACTCAAGGGGTCGTACGCCAGGCTTTTTTCACCGATATTGTAA
- a CDS encoding DNA-3-methyladenine glycosylase family protein codes for MELKIYEEKKGIIVSGLNDFEPRHIFECGQCFRWDREEDGSYTGVAHSRVLNVKKEGDIVIFNNTSRSDFEGIWMDYFDIGRDYSAIKEKLRKLDEHLERSVEFGYGIRLLKQDVWETTVSFIISANNAIPKIKKTIDTLSYLANEEIIEYGGRKFYAFPSPETIHMFHEKCVDNCKAGYRAQYIKDSCSMIINRDVDLERLAEFGSHECRKELMRLPGVGPKVADCIMLFALQKFDAFPVDVWVKRVISSLYNQEDMSLNKMREFALGRFGDLAGFAQQYLFYYARENGVGRK; via the coding sequence TTGGAACTTAAGATATACGAAGAAAAAAAGGGCATAATAGTCAGCGGCTTAAATGACTTTGAGCCAAGGCATATATTCGAATGCGGCCAGTGCTTCCGCTGGGACAGGGAGGAGGACGGTTCCTATACCGGGGTAGCACACTCCAGGGTATTAAATGTAAAAAAAGAAGGCGACATAGTGATATTTAACAATACAAGCCGGTCTGACTTTGAGGGCATTTGGATGGACTATTTCGACATTGGGAGAGACTATTCCGCCATAAAGGAAAAGCTTAGGAAGCTGGACGAGCATCTTGAAAGATCGGTTGAATTCGGATACGGAATAAGGCTGCTAAAGCAAGATGTCTGGGAAACCACTGTCTCGTTTATAATATCGGCAAACAACGCCATACCAAAGATAAAAAAGACTATAGACACTCTCTCTTATCTTGCAAATGAAGAGATAATAGAATACGGGGGCAGAAAATTCTACGCTTTTCCCAGCCCGGAGACAATACACATGTTCCATGAAAAATGCGTAGACAACTGCAAGGCGGGCTACAGGGCGCAGTACATAAAGGACAGCTGCAGCATGATAATCAACAGGGATGTAGACCTGGAAAGGCTAGCGGAGTTTGGTTCTCATGAATGCAGAAAGGAGCTTATGAGGCTTCCGGGAGTGGGCCCAAAGGTTGCGGACTGCATAATGCTCTTTGCGCTCCAAAAATTTGATGCGTTCCCAGTCGATGTATGGGTAAAAAGGGTTATAAGCAGTCTCTACAACCAGGAAGACATGAGTCTTAACAAAATGCGTGAATTCGCCCTGGGAAGGTTTGGAGACCTGGCGGGCTTTGCTCAGCAGTATCTTTTTTATTATGCCAGAGAAAACGGGGTAGGCAGAAAGTAG
- a CDS encoding TIGR04282 family arsenosugar biosynthesis glycosyltransferase: protein MKALILMTRIPVPGKTKTRLMEILSPEECAALHECFLKDVFAALELLDDVDIYVSHTTEGDLDILKAIVPRGVEFLPQKGEKLGERMNNAVAEVLLRGYSKVMLIGSDIPGLQPCDIDDAFSRLDANDVVLGPTLDGGYYLVGMKSLHARIFDDSLKWGNKSVLEGTLDIANKLGLETGLAAKYRDIDTRNDLECFMTFATEGVNHCEVFPQNTVEFLITRWSGDYAKRYAEK, encoded by the coding sequence ATGAAGGCATTAATACTTATGACAAGAATACCTGTTCCGGGTAAGACAAAGACAAGGCTAATGGAGATCCTTTCGCCGGAGGAGTGCGCAGCACTGCATGAATGCTTTCTTAAGGATGTTTTTGCAGCGCTTGAGCTGCTTGATGATGTGGACATATATGTTTCGCATACGACCGAAGGAGATCTTGACATACTTAAAGCTATTGTGCCAAGAGGAGTTGAGTTCCTGCCCCAAAAGGGGGAAAAACTCGGCGAGAGAATGAACAATGCTGTAGCTGAAGTCTTGCTAAGAGGATATTCGAAGGTGATGCTGATAGGCTCGGACATACCGGGACTGCAGCCTTGCGATATAGACGATGCGTTTTCACGGCTCGACGCAAACGACGTGGTCCTGGGACCAACTCTGGACGGCGGCTACTACCTGGTGGGGATGAAAAGTCTTCATGCCCGGATATTTGATGACTCTCTCAAGTGGGGAAACAAGTCGGTGCTTGAAGGAACACTCGACATAGCAAACAAGCTTGGCCTGGAGACAGGTCTTGCAGCCAAGTACAGGGATATTGACACCAGGAATGATCTGGAGTGTTTCATGACGTTTGCAACAGAGGGAGTAAATCATTGTGAAGTATTTCCGCAAAACACCGTGGAA
- a CDS encoding TIGR04283 family arsenosugar biosynthesis glycosyltransferase, whose amino-acid sequence MISIIVPVLNEEKTIERLLLELKALEGEKEIIVADGGSTDSTAKIASQHSRLTGGVSGRARQMNKGAGIAKGDILWFVHSDSSVDRSSLCHIKATVEEGFAGGGFSMFFHDYDTPLMRFIACSSNMRARHMGLYFGDQGIFVRREIFERIGGYPDIPLMEDWELGRTLKNEGKMKLLNAQIGTSGRRFKNGGALRTLLFMHKIKLLYMLGTSPEKLSSSYRKVR is encoded by the coding sequence GTGATATCTATAATAGTTCCTGTATTAAATGAAGAAAAGACAATAGAAAGGCTGCTCCTGGAGCTCAAAGCCCTTGAAGGCGAAAAGGAAATCATTGTCGCCGATGGCGGGAGCACAGACAGCACCGCAAAAATCGCCTCGCAGCATTCAAGGCTCACAGGAGGAGTCAGCGGCAGGGCCAGACAGATGAACAAAGGCGCCGGCATAGCCAAGGGAGATATACTTTGGTTTGTGCACTCCGATTCGAGTGTGGACAGGAGCAGCCTTTGCCATATAAAGGCTACAGTAGAAGAAGGCTTTGCAGGCGGAGGATTTTCGATGTTTTTTCACGATTATGACACGCCGCTAATGAGATTCATAGCCTGTTCGTCAAACATGAGGGCAAGGCATATGGGTCTTTATTTTGGAGATCAGGGTATATTCGTAAGGCGCGAAATTTTTGAACGCATAGGAGGTTATCCCGACATCCCCCTAATGGAGGATTGGGAGCTGGGCCGGACACTCAAAAATGAAGGCAAAATGAAGCTGCTTAATGCTCAGATAGGAACATCCGGGAGAAGGTTTAAAAACGGCGGTGCTCTGAGGACTCTGCTGTTTATGCACAAGATAAAGTTGCTTTACATGCTGGGGACATCCCCTGAAAAATTAAGCAGCTCATATAGGAAGGTAAGATAA
- the groL gene encoding chaperonin GroEL (60 kDa chaperone family; promotes refolding of misfolded polypeptides especially under stressful conditions; forms two stacked rings of heptamers to form a barrel-shaped 14mer; ends can be capped by GroES; misfolded proteins enter the barrel where they are refolded when GroES binds) has protein sequence MAKEIKFAESARKGLEAGVNKLADTVKVTLGPKGRNVILDKKFGSPLITNDGVTIAKEIEFADAYENMGAQLVKEVATKTNDVAGDGTTTATVLAQAIIREGLKNVAAGANPIIIRKGISKAVDTVVDEIKKVSRPIQNKEEIAQVAAISAGDEEIGALIADAMDKVGKDGVITVEESKSMMTDLKVVEGMLFDRGYLSPYMVTDVEKMEAVISDAYILITDKKISNIQEILPVLEQIVQQGKRLLIIAEDVDGEALATLVVNKLRGTFEVVAVKAPGFGDRRKAMLEDIAILTGGKVISEEVGLELKEATMDMLGRAETVKVTKEETTVVNGAGTESDIQDRIAQIKRQIETTTSDFDREKLQERLAKLAGGVAVIEVGAATESELKERKLRIEDALNATRAAVEEGIVAGGGTALVSAIPALDKLVDETEGEVQTGVKIIKKALEEPLKQIAINAGLEGAVIVEKVKHSEPEIGFDALREKYVNMVEAGIVDPTKVTRSALQNAASVAAVFLTTEAAVVDIKEENEPSMPGGMGGGMPMM, from the coding sequence ATGGCAAAAGAAATAAAGTTCGCTGAAAGCGCAAGAAAAGGACTAGAAGCTGGAGTAAACAAGCTTGCAGATACAGTAAAGGTGACTCTTGGACCAAAGGGAAGAAACGTAATACTAGACAAGAAATTCGGTTCTCCGCTTATAACTAATGACGGTGTTACAATAGCCAAGGAGATTGAGTTTGCAGACGCTTATGAGAACATGGGAGCTCAGCTTGTAAAGGAAGTTGCGACTAAGACTAACGATGTTGCAGGGGACGGAACTACTACTGCTACAGTGCTTGCTCAGGCAATAATAAGAGAAGGACTTAAAAACGTCGCAGCCGGCGCGAACCCTATAATAATAAGAAAAGGTATTTCAAAGGCAGTAGACACTGTTGTTGACGAGATAAAGAAGGTTTCAAGACCTATACAAAACAAGGAAGAGATCGCTCAGGTTGCGGCTATATCTGCAGGAGACGAGGAAATTGGCGCGCTTATTGCCGATGCAATGGACAAGGTGGGCAAGGACGGTGTAATAACTGTAGAAGAGTCAAAGTCGATGATGACCGACCTTAAGGTTGTTGAAGGAATGCTCTTTGACAGAGGATACCTCTCGCCTTACATGGTTACAGATGTGGAGAAGATGGAAGCTGTAATAAGCGACGCTTACATCCTCATAACTGACAAGAAGATTTCCAACATACAGGAAATACTTCCAGTGCTTGAGCAGATAGTTCAGCAAGGCAAGAGACTGCTTATAATAGCAGAGGACGTTGACGGAGAGGCGCTTGCGACTCTAGTTGTAAATAAGCTGAGAGGAACCTTCGAGGTTGTAGCTGTCAAAGCTCCTGGTTTTGGAGACAGAAGAAAAGCCATGCTGGAAGACATAGCTATACTTACAGGCGGAAAAGTCATATCTGAGGAAGTTGGCCTTGAGCTTAAAGAGGCTACAATGGACATGCTTGGAAGAGCCGAGACTGTAAAGGTTACTAAGGAAGAAACTACAGTAGTAAACGGAGCGGGAACAGAGTCTGACATACAAGACAGGATTGCCCAGATAAAAAGACAAATTGAAACAACAACTTCAGATTTCGACAGGGAGAAGCTTCAGGAAAGGCTTGCCAAGCTTGCTGGCGGAGTTGCGGTTATAGAGGTTGGAGCTGCCACAGAATCAGAGCTTAAAGAGAGAAAGCTAAGAATAGAGGACGCCCTCAACGCTACTAGAGCTGCAGTGGAAGAGGGAATAGTAGCAGGAGGAGGAACTGCTCTTGTAAGCGCTATTCCGGCACTTGACAAGCTTGTAGATGAAACAGAGGGAGAAGTTCAAACAGGTGTTAAGATAATAAAGAAGGCTCTTGAAGAGCCGCTAAAGCAAATAGCTATAAATGCAGGTCTTGAAGGAGCTGTAATAGTTGAGAAGGTTAAGCATTCTGAACCTGAAATAGGCTTCGACGCACTTAGGGAAAAATACGTAAACATGGTAGAGGCTGGAATAGTGGATCCTACTAAGGTTACAAGATCTGCTCTTCAGAACGCTGCATCAGTTGCAGCGGTATTCCTTACTACAGAAGCTGCAGTAGTTGACATCAAGGAAGAAAACGAGCCTTCAATGCCTGGCGGAATGGGCGGCGGAATGCCGATGATGTAA
- a CDS encoding heavy metal translocating P-type ATPase codes for MESLAKKEFNISGMTCAACVRTVEKAALALEGVKSAVVNLSLENMVVDYDEDKLTTEDIIKAVEARGYGASIKENTREVSIPIRGMTCASCVRAVEKSIQKLDGVESVSVNIATETAQVVYDADKVRISSIKSAIKNAGYEPLEISLDVADTDRDEKDRQTRDMRKRVRVAIAFALPLLYIAMSHMLGLPLPGSISPESHAASFALVQLALLIPIVVSGRKFYTVGLRALFKKSPNMDSLVAIGTGAAIIYSVYSTYMIIMGEHYVHGLYYESAGIIIALVMLGKYLETKSRGRTSEAIKKLMGLQPKTALVAADGGEMEILIEEVEIGDTLIVKPGERIPVDGAVVYGYTAVDESMITGESIPVEKTAGSSVTGGTINKNGTIRFKATRVGKDTALSQIIRLVQQAQGSKAPIAKLADIVAGYFVPAVMVIAAVSAALWYLAEKDSVFALTIFISVLVIACPCALGLATPTAIMVGTGKGAENGILIKSAEALETAHKIDAVVFDKTGTITLGKPKVTDMLTYGVSEIEFLRIVAAGEKVSEHPLSDAILQHASDLGVQVPDVSGFEAVPGKGIRYTLEGRRVAVGNEALLLEMDIPFGNGDDARRLAAQGKTIIICALDDTVIGVVAVADVIKDTSPKAVEMLREMGIEVIMITGDNEVTANAIAQKTGISRVFAGVLPEGKAKRIEELRNEGKVVAMVGDGINDAPALAASDVGIAIGSGTDVAIESADIVLIKGDISDVARAINLSRKTIRNVKQNLFWAFVYNTLGIPVAAGVLHIWGGPLLSPMLAGAAMAFSSVSVVTNALRLRRLKL; via the coding sequence TCTGGCGTTGGAAGGCGTAAAGAGCGCGGTTGTGAATCTTTCACTTGAAAACATGGTGGTTGATTATGATGAAGACAAATTGACGACTGAGGATATAATTAAAGCCGTGGAAGCCAGGGGATACGGCGCATCCATCAAGGAAAACACAAGGGAAGTATCGATACCGATACGAGGTATGACTTGTGCGTCTTGTGTTAGGGCAGTTGAAAAATCGATCCAGAAGCTGGACGGTGTTGAGAGTGTCAGTGTAAACATTGCAACTGAAACGGCCCAGGTTGTTTACGATGCGGACAAGGTCAGAATATCGAGCATCAAGTCGGCCATAAAAAATGCCGGCTATGAGCCTCTTGAAATAAGTCTTGATGTGGCCGACACGGACAGGGATGAAAAGGATAGGCAGACTAGAGATATGCGAAAACGAGTGAGAGTGGCCATTGCCTTTGCCTTGCCACTTCTATATATAGCCATGAGCCACATGCTTGGGCTTCCTTTGCCTGGCTCAATAAGCCCTGAAAGCCATGCGGCAAGCTTTGCGCTAGTCCAGCTGGCGCTGCTGATTCCAATAGTGGTATCAGGCAGGAAATTTTACACGGTAGGCCTGAGGGCGCTTTTTAAAAAAAGCCCCAACATGGATTCGCTGGTGGCCATAGGCACGGGAGCGGCCATAATATACAGCGTTTACTCAACGTATATGATAATTATGGGTGAGCATTATGTGCATGGGCTTTACTACGAATCGGCGGGAATAATAATTGCGCTTGTGATGCTTGGCAAATACCTGGAGACAAAATCAAGAGGCAGGACCTCGGAGGCTATAAAAAAACTTATGGGCTTGCAGCCTAAAACGGCACTTGTGGCAGCAGACGGCGGCGAGATGGAAATTTTAATAGAAGAAGTCGAAATAGGTGACACTCTGATTGTAAAGCCGGGAGAGAGGATACCTGTAGATGGAGCAGTAGTCTACGGCTACACAGCAGTGGACGAATCCATGATAACCGGCGAGAGCATACCTGTCGAGAAAACCGCCGGCAGCAGCGTCACTGGTGGCACAATAAACAAAAACGGCACAATAAGGTTCAAGGCCACCAGGGTAGGAAAGGATACTGCGCTCTCGCAGATAATAAGGCTTGTGCAGCAGGCCCAGGGTTCGAAGGCGCCGATCGCAAAGCTGGCTGACATAGTTGCCGGATATTTCGTGCCTGCTGTAATGGTAATAGCGGCAGTTTCCGCTGCTCTCTGGTATTTGGCGGAAAAGGACAGCGTCTTTGCGCTTACAATATTCATTTCCGTGCTTGTTATAGCCTGCCCGTGCGCTCTTGGACTGGCAACGCCTACCGCAATAATGGTGGGCACAGGAAAGGGCGCGGAAAACGGCATACTCATTAAGAGTGCCGAGGCGCTTGAGACCGCCCACAAGATCGATGCGGTTGTGTTTGACAAGACGGGAACGATAACGCTTGGAAAGCCGAAGGTCACGGACATGCTCACCTACGGCGTTAGCGAAATTGAATTCTTAAGGATTGTGGCAGCAGGCGAGAAGGTCTCGGAGCATCCCCTCTCGGATGCCATACTGCAGCACGCAAGCGACCTGGGTGTTCAAGTACCTGATGTTTCGGGATTTGAGGCTGTCCCTGGAAAGGGAATAAGATACACTCTTGAGGGCAGAAGGGTTGCGGTTGGAAACGAGGCGCTCCTTTTGGAAATGGACATTCCTTTTGGTAATGGCGACGATGCCAGGAGGCTTGCAGCCCAGGGCAAGACGATCATAATATGCGCTCTGGACGATACGGTGATAGGCGTAGTTGCAGTTGCCGACGTCATAAAGGATACGAGTCCAAAGGCTGTTGAAATGCTAAGGGAGATGGGTATAGAAGTAATAATGATAACGGGCGACAACGAGGTGACGGCAAACGCCATTGCACAAAAGACGGGAATAAGCAGGGTGTTTGCAGGTGTGCTGCCTGAAGGCAAGGCTAAGAGGATAGAAGAGCTTAGAAACGAAGGCAAAGTAGTCGCCATGGTAGGCGACGGAATAAACGACGCTCCTGCGCTTGCAGCCTCTGATGTGGGCATAGCGATAGGTTCGGGGACTGACGTGGCAATAGAGTCCGCAGATATAGTGCTTATAAAGGGCGACATATCTGACGTTGCAAGGGCCATAAACCTGAGCAGAAAGACGATAAGAAATGTCAAGCAGAACCTGTTTTGGGCGTTCGTATACAACACACTGGGAATACCGGTAGCCGCAGGAGTGCTTCACATATGGGGCGGGCCGCTACTTAGCCCCATGCTGGCAGGAGCGGCCATGGCTTTCAGCTCCGTGTCGGTAGTCACGAACGCGCTTAGGCTCAGGAGACTGAAGCTGTAG
- the groES gene encoding co-chaperone GroES has product MKIRPLADRVVIKRLEAEEKTKSGIVLPGSAKEQPQMAEVVEVGPGGVVDGKEIKMELAKGDKVIFSKYAGTEVKIDGEEFTILRQSDILAVVE; this is encoded by the coding sequence ATGAAAATAAGACCACTTGCAGACAGAGTAGTAATCAAAAGACTTGAAGCTGAGGAAAAGACTAAAAGCGGAATAGTGCTTCCAGGAAGCGCAAAGGAGCAGCCGCAGATGGCCGAGGTAGTAGAAGTCGGACCAGGCGGAGTAGTAGACGGCAAGGAGATCAAGATGGAGCTTGCAAAGGGAGACAAGGTAATATTCTCCAAGTATGCAGGCACAGAAGTGAAGATTGACGGGGAAGAATTTACAATATTAAGACAAAGCGACATACTTGCAGTAGTTGAATAG
- a CDS encoding heavy-metal-associated domain-containing protein, producing MRKLVYIEGMSCSHCVNRVKGAIGELEGVISVDVSLDEKRAIVQMDREVSDEAIKAAVEEWGYSVTSIETA from the coding sequence ATGAGAAAGCTGGTGTATATAGAAGGCATGAGCTGCAGCCACTGCGTCAACAGAGTGAAAGGCGCCATAGGCGAGCTCGAGGGCGTGATATCTGTGGATGTAAGCCTTGATGAAAAAAGAGCCATCGTGCAGATGGACAGAGAGGTTTCGGACGAGGCGATCAAAGCGGCAGTTGAGGAGTGGGGCTACAGCGTCACAAGCATTGAAACTGCTTAG